The Triticum aestivum cultivar Chinese Spring chromosome 6D, IWGSC CS RefSeq v2.1, whole genome shotgun sequence genomic sequence TGAGGAGAGGAAGATGGCAGTTGAGGGGTTGGGGTTTGGCTTCGCCAGCTCTGATTCACTTTTGGTCCTAACTGACAAATGATCGGCACTGTATTCTTTATCATCTAATATCCTATCATGTTTTAGTTGGAAGGAGTTCCTCAACTCCATAATAATTCTATAGTTACCAAGTCTGTACTCTTGCTTTCCCTTCAATTGAAGCTTGTACTATTGCCTAACTGAGCCTCCATAATGTGGAACTTTATTTTTTATGTTAGAACCAAACACTTTTGATGCATTGGAATAAGTTGATGTGTTCACTGCTTCCATAGTCCATACATACATAAGGATTAGTGCAGGAACAACAAACAGGTAAGCAAGCACTCATGTCGCCCTCCACGGTTTCTATTTGTGTAGACATTGTAGAGACATTGTTTTCTTACCTAGGAAACTGACTCCGTGGTGATTAAATAATTATATTTATCTATGGATATGCCCTCTCTTTTTCTCAAATTTGATTGATAGAAGTACTTTGGATGCAGATCGGTGGTTCAAGGAAAAAAAGACTATCCAACTTATTTCTGCTACAATTGGCTATACGTAAATgtcctagaacaaaatatgaagcATGCATGGGTTATCATGATTGCACAAATAGTTAGTAAACCAATTGGTTGTTGTTGAGAAAATCAGTGTTCAGATATTATATCTCATGTTCTTCCATTTGGAGATAGATAATAATCGAGAGAGATTATCAAGTTACCCTGCTTTAGTAAATCTCTTGGATTCATATAACATATCCTCGCATTAGATGAAGACCTCATTAAAACTTATTCACAAAATAATAATCCCATAAGCAAGTGTAAATTAATGTATGCAAATTTGTTCATTCATAGTGAAACGTGTGCTGTGATTGGTCTTCAAAGTCTGTTTAGATTTTTCTTATATTTCTGTTGTCTTTTTTGCTGGAAACTCAGAGATGCATTGACCTACACATGCAATGGAATTGAAATTGTTCCAGCTTGCATATCTAGGATTACTAGATTAGTAGTAGAAGTTTGGGCCTCTGAATGTGTTTGGTTGCAGGACGAATGGTAAGAGATTGACATCAGTATCGTGGCTTCAAAGAGAAAAGGTACTATTAGGCTGAGTTAAACCTTTTCTTTAGAAATGTTTAAGACTCTTGGAAGGCTGGAACTACATATACAAGGAATCTACAGACTGCATGTCAAGAAAGTATTGTTGTAGTTCTTTAATGTGATGACAAATATTAATGTGCAAAGCAGATGTGTATTGTTTTTCTGTAGCCATTGTTCTTTCATAGAAACCAAACTCTGAGTTGACAATAAAGTtatattgcttgatgaaattatCTGCCATCCAGACTGTATTAttacacatgtatatatattgaCATTGAACATCTGCAAAGTGCAAATACATTGGAACCATTTTATTAACTGAAATAGTATATAATGGGTGATCTGTATTGGTTGTATGACTGAAGCGTGCCATACATAAACCATCAAAATTGATAAATCATCACAGTAATTATCAGGCGCAGTAAAGTGCGCCTATCCCTGGAAAATACACAGGAGCTCCTGGGTGCTCCACAGCCCTATACGAATATTAAATGTAAAAATAtaccaaaaaatctgaaatttggGGATATCAAACCTGGGTTCCCAATCTACTTCCTTGTGAAGTTTCATGAAAAAAATCCAGAAAACGTATTCGTGGCGAAGAAAATACTGTCCGAACATTCTTTTACTTTTCAAATTTCTCAGTGTTTTTTTAAGCTTAATGTTCATATAGAGGGGTAGCACCAAGGTGCTACAAATCCGCTTCCATCTATCCCTTTAATTTATTTGAcaaaggatggattttattgtctaAGTGTCTAACTATCACTCTATCAGCATGGCCGCCATTGACGACGTGACCCGCCGCAGACCCCGGCCGTCTTCACTGCTGCTCCGGGATGTATCGCCGGCGCCACTGCCCTAGCTCCTGAACACGAAGAGGCagcggtcgccgtcgccgtcgccgcgcccgcaGGCGTACAGATCGAGGCGGTCTCCCTTGCACATGCCGCTCTCCTCCACGAGCCGCCTCCAGTCGAACCCCATGACCCGGTACGCCTTGTTGGAGTTGAGGTAGCGGAGTTGCGCGTCCTTCTCGCGGCCGTCGGCGTCGAGGACCTTGACCGGGACCCTGTTCTCGGCGTTCAGGCCGTCGCCGCGGAGCTCCTCCAGCTCCGGGAAGAGCTTGGGGATGGGGCCGCCCCGCACCTGCTCCTTGGTGAGGAGCAGCCTGTTCTGCCCCGACTGGACGTCGGACTGCTCCAGCGCCTTGGACAGCGCCCAGTCGGCGTCGTACACGCCGAGGCCGCCCATCACCTGCCGGTGGCGCGCCTCCTCCGCCGGGTCGATGCGGCCGCGGGAACCCATGGCGCCGTTCATGCGGTTGTTGCGCAGGGGAGATCTGTCGTGGTACGTGCGTGTATCCGCCGGTGGAATTTGGAATGCCACTGCGTCGGTTACGTGCGAATATATTGGTCGTTAGAATCTTTGTTCTTGTTGTGGCTATCTGAAGATTGATCTTGTGTAGGGTATTGAACAGCATACCCTGTTCAAAGTCTAAAGAATCTTTATCCGGTTTCGGGAAATCCACGCTGTTGGGAGTAGCAAGCAAGCAAGACTTCTACTTGTCTTAAAAAAAAGAAAATCCAAATATATTATCAAAGTTCATCAAAAGTACAAATCATTTGAAACATAATAAAAATCTACGGTTGAGAAGTCctcgtgcacgtgcccctaaggaccagcgcgCTGAAGCTGCAGTCGTCGCGTCGTTGAATAGGTATGAAGTACCTGACAACAAATCTCGCCACATTATGAAAAATTCTAGCCTCACCGTCCCAAGAAAATGACAGGAATCCACATCAGAGCTCCGTCGACTCCATCCACAAGGACTAACTCGAGAAGGATCAGAGCCCGGAAAAGAAACTTGAAAAAGAAGCGTCGCCATCCGTCTGAGTGTCGCACCTGCAAGGACTGAACCTAAACTACTAACCAGAGCGGAGGCACTGGGATTTCTCTCCCTGCCACTGGCCGTCAGAGGAGCAGTCAGAGGAGAGATGAATCCACCGGTTCGTCGACGAATCCTGGAGGGGAGAGTTCGACCTAGTCACCAAGGGATCGTTCTACATATCTTCAACAACCATCTTTACCTTTGCTTTAGGAGAATGGCTACTGAAATTTAGCAAAGTCTCAATCGATGTGCTGACCGGCTCGAACGTCGCGAGAATTATATCTCGCTTCATGCAAGACTATCTACGTGTCTCGCCTGAAGCTTTCCCCTCCAGGCTACAATAGCGGGTCTGCCTTTTTCGTGTGCTCCTTcgcttttttttaattttttatttttctaacGGTTTTCTCTGTTTCTTCGGTGGTTATTTTGTTTCTTCGTTTTTTGTTTTTTCACTGTTTTCTTTGTTTTATTCCAAGTTTTACTGGGTTTATCTTTTTTTTTGCTCCTTTCTATGTTTTCATtggggttttcttttcttttctattttctttatttttctctGTTTTTGTTTATTTCGTACTTTTCATCAATTTTATtagtttttccttgtttttcttcaTATCCTCATGAGTTCTCGCNNNNNNNNNNNNNNNNNNNNNNNNNNNNNNNNNNNNNNNNNNNNNNNNNNNNNNNNNNNNNNNNNNNNNNNNNNNNNNNNNNNNNNNNNNNNNNNNNNNNNNNNNNNNNNNNNNNNNNNNNNNNNNNNNNNNNNNNNNNNNNNNNNNNNNNNNNNNNNNNNNNNNNNNNNNNNNNNNNNNNNNNNNNNNNNNNNNNNNNNNNNNNNNNNNNNNNNNNNNNNNNNNNNNNNNNNNNNNNNNNNNNNNNNNNNNNNNNNNNNNNNNNNNNNNNNNNNNNNNNNNNNNNNNNNNNNNNNNNNNNNNNNNNNNNNNNNNNNNNNNNNNNNNNNNNNNNNNNNNNNNNNNNNNNNNNNNNNNNNNNNNNNNNNNNNNNNNNNNNNNNNNNNNNNNNNNNNNNNNNNNNNNNNNNNNNNNNNNNNNNNNNNNNNNNNNNNNNNNNNNNNNNNNNNNNNNNNCACAGTTAACATTTGTGAAATATATGACTAAGATTTTATTCATAAATGATCAGCATTTTTAAAATTTATGTTTTTATGTTCATTTTATATACATTAGGAACATTTTATATACACATTAATTATTTTttaaatatataataaatattttaAAACTGTTGTATTAACATTTT encodes the following:
- the LOC123141242 gene encoding uncharacterized protein, with product MNGAMGSRGRIDPAEEARHRQVMGGLGVYDADWALSKALEQSDVQSGQNRLLLTKEQVRGGPIPKLFPELEELRGDGLNAENRVPVKVLDADGREKDAQLRYLNSNKAYRVMGFDWRRLVEESGMCKGDRLDLYACGRGDGDGDRCLFVFRS